One window of the Nicotiana tabacum cultivar K326 chromosome 4, ASM71507v2, whole genome shotgun sequence genome contains the following:
- the LOC107816848 gene encoding uncharacterized protein LOC107816848, translating into MPYQTNPSRLKYISSSLLLSKIGRKKNQEKITKKQKMGCWSAENATKAFLKTMNMGKRATEPNGAEFISALAAGNNVQLMVVACANVADSTTLALVAAAQQTGGRVICILNGVEELYLSKMALGTNSSHLEFVVANAQSLNMLLPNYYKDADFIAVDCNIQKHEEILESLRKHRREKNTIVLGYNAFCKESWRSSPLRTQLLPIGEGLLLTRIGAKAKKVTAQGMENRGHWIVKVDKCTGEEHVYRVKSPRRRVVEA; encoded by the exons ATGCCTTACCAAACTAACCCAAGCAGGCTTAAATACATCTCTAGCTCTctgcttctttcaaaaattggaagaaaaaaaaatcaagagaaaATTACAAAGAAACAGAAAATGGGTTGTTGGTCTGCTGAAAATGCCACTAAAGCTTTTCTCAAAACCATGAACATG GGAAAGAGAGCTACAGAACCAAACGGAGCAGAGTTCATCTCCGCGCTCGCAGCAGGAAATAATGTACAACTTATGGTAGTTGCTTGTGCAAATGTTGCAGATTCCACCACCCTTGCACTTGTGGCAGCAGCTCAACAAACAGGAGGACGCGTAATTTGCATCCTTAACGGCGTAGAAGAATTATATCTCTCCAAAATGGCACTAGGCACAAATTCTAGTCACCTTGAATTTGTTGTCGCTAATGCTCAGAGTCTAAACATGCTGCTGCCAAATTACTACAAAGATGCTGATTTCATAGCTGTGGATTGTAATATCCAAAAACATGAAGAGATTCTTGAATCGTTGCGAAAACATAGGAGGGAAAAGAATACTATAGTTTTGGGATATAATGCATTTTGCAAGGAGTCGTGGAGGAGTAGCCCTTTGCGTACGCAATTGTTGCCTATAGGAGAAGGGCTGCTGCTGACCAGAATTGGTGCAAAAGCGAAAAAGGTGACGGCTCAGGGGATGGAAAATAGAGGACATTGGATTGTAAAGGTAGATAAATGCACAGGGGAAGAACATGTATACAGAGTAAAATCACCTCGAAGGAGAGTGGTTGAAGCCTAA
- the LOC107816855 gene encoding uncharacterized protein LOC107816855 — MGFPPFLCFLLTLFAFFSPQPIYGNNELQALMDLKASLDPENALLISWTVSGDPCDGSFEGVACNEKGQVANISLQGKRLSGKLSPAISGLSHLTGLYLHYNSLYGEIPREISSLIELTDLYLNVNNLSGEIPSELGNMSSLQVLQLCYNQFSGSIPTQLGTLKKLNVLALQSNQLTGAIPASLGELGVLMRVDLSSNHLFGSIPSKLADAPLLEALDIRNNKLSGNVPLALKRLVGGFQYENNPGLCGVGFPSLRVCTSLDRSNPNRPEPYGGGSSGLSTRDIPETANLNLNCSGNGCAKSSKTSQASVVVGVIVVTVIASAIGVLTFTHYRRRNQKLRGGLDMCDSRLSTDQAKEVNRKNGSPLVSLEYSSGWDPLAEGRRYGGVSQEVLQSYRFNLEEVESATQYFADKNRLAKSNFSTTYRGTLRDGSLVAVTRLTKISCKSEEAEFLRGLNILTSLRHENLVRLRGFCCSKSRGECFLVYDFVPRGNLLHYLDVKEDDARALEWSTRVSIISGTAKGIEYLHGCKVNKPALVHQNICAENVLLDQRFKPLLSNSGLHKLLTNDIVFSALKASAAMGYLAPEYSTTGRFTERSDIYAFGVLIFQILSGKRKFTSSMRAAAESCKLHDLMDANLRGRFSDPEAVKLANIALLCTHECPEERPTMETIVRELGNLAIFS, encoded by the exons ATGGGTTTTCCTCCATTTCTCTGCTTTCTCCTAACACTCTTCGCATTCTTTTCTCCACAACCCATATATGGAAACAATGAATTGCAAGCTCTTATGGACTTAAAGGCAAGTCTTGACCCTGAAAATGCTTTGCTCATTTCATGGACAGTTTCTGGTGATCCATGTGATGGTTCTTTTGAAGGTGTTGCGTGTAATGAAAAAGGTCAAGTGGCTAATATTTCACTTCAAGGTAAAAGGCTTTCTGGGAAACTGTCGCCAGCCATTAGTGGGCTTTCTCACTTGACGGGACTCTACTTGCATTATAATTCTTTGTATGGAGAAATACCCAGAGAAATTTCAAGTTTGATTGAGCTTACTGATCTGTATTTGAATGTCAATAATCTCTCTGGTGAGATTCCTTCTGAACTTGGTAATATGTCCAGCTTGCAAG TTTTGCAACTATGCTATAACCAGTTCAGTGGTAGCATACCCACTCAACTAGGGACTCTAAAGAAGCTCAATGTCCTCGCTCTGCAATCAAATCAGTTAACTGGGGCGATCCCCGCTAGCTTGGGGGAGTTAGGAGTGTTGATGAGGGTGGACTTGAGTTCTAATCATCTTTTTGGTTCAATTCCTTCAAAACTCGCGGATGCTCCCCTTCTTGAAGCCTTGGATATCCGAAACAACAAGCTTTCTGGCAATGTGCCTCTTG CTTTGAAGAGATTAGTTGGAGGATTTCAGTATGAGAACAATCCAGGACTATGCGGAGTAGGTTTCCCGTCCTTGAGGGTTTGTACCTCTTTGGATCGCTCAAATCCTAATAGACCAGAGCCCTATGGAGGTGGCTCGAGTGGTTTATCAACAAGAGATATTCCAGAGACAGCTAATCTCAATCTAAATTGCAGCGGAAATGGCTGTGCAAAGTCATCTAAAACCTCACAGGCATCTGTTGTTGTAGGGGTTATTGTGGTTACTGTTATTGCATCTGCTATTGGAGTTCTTACCTTCACGCACTATAGAAGGCGAAACCAGAAACTCAGAGGTGGACTTGATATGTGTGATAGCCGTCTCAGTACTGACCAGGCTAAGGAGGTTAATAGGAAGAACGGTTCTCCACTAGTTAGTCTTGAGTACTCGAGTGGTTGGGATCCTTTGGCTGAGGGTCGGCGTTATGGTGGAGTTTCCCAAGAGGTTTTGCAGAGCTACAGATTCAATTTGGAAGAGGTGGAGTCAGCTACACAGTATTTTGCTGATAAGAATCGATTGGCTAAGAGCAACTTTTCGACTACATATAGAGGGACTCTAAGAGATGGATCACTTGTTGCTGTTACGAGACTTACCAAAATTAGCTGCAAGTCAGAGGAAGCCGAGTTTTTAAGAGGACTAAACATTTTGACGTCTCTGAGACATGAAAATTTAGTTAGGTTGAGAGGTTTCTGCTGCTCTAAAAGCAGGGGAGAATGTTTTCTCGTTTATGATTTTGTTCCAAGAGGTAACTTGTTGCATTACCTAGATGTGAAGGAGGATGACGCTCGTGCACTTGAATGGTCCACCAGGGTATCTATCATAAGTGGCACCGCAAAAG GGATCGAGTATTTGCACGGGTGCAAGGTGAATAAGCCAGCTCTAGTGCATCAAAATATCTGTGCTGAGAACGTGCTCCTTGACCAGCGATTCAAACCATTGCTTTCAAACTCAGGCCTGCATAAGCTTCTCACAAATGATATCGTCTTTTCAGCACTCAAGGCCAGTGCTGCCATGGGATATTTAGCTCCAGAGTACTCTACTACAGGCCGATTTACGGAGAGGAGTGATATTTATGCCTTTGGAGTGCTAATTTTTCAAATTCTCTCTGGCAAGCGAAAATTCACCAGTTCAATGCGTGCTGCTGCTGAGTCGTGCAAACTCCATGACTTGATGGATGCGAATCTCCGTGGAAGGTTCTCTGACCCCGAAGCAGTAAAACTAGCAAATATTGCTTTGTTATGTACACATGAATGTCCAGAGGAGAGACCAACCATGGAAACAATCGTACGAGAACTTGGTAATTTAGCTATCTTTTCCTAA